The nucleotide sequence AACTTACAACTCCATCATGAAATGCGACATCGATATCCGCAAGGACTTATACGCCAACAACGTTCTCTCTGGAGGTACCACCATGTATCCAGGTATTGCTGATCGTATGCAAAAAGAAATTACAGCTCTTGCACCAAGCACAATGAAAATCAAGATCATCGCGCCACCAGAAAGGAAATATTCTGTTTGGATTGGGGGGTCAATTTTGGCTTCTCTCTCAACCTTCCAACAAATGTGGATCTCGAAACAAGAATATGACGAAGCTGGTCCATCAATTGTTCacagaaaatgtttttaaattttcctattttccaatttaatttcatcaatattagactagtttttcagtttttaaaattcggtatttaaacaaataaacacAAACGTTGCATTTTAATGAGTTGTATATTTCAGTACAGCTCACTAGTCGTTTTTGAACTATAGCTCATGGCCGCTAAACACCACGAAGGACAGCTACTTCCAAGCATCATACAAGCAGTGGTGGGagtcagccggttcgcaccggttctattgAACGGTCTCACGGAATTTTTTGCGATCAGCCGACCGGTTTGCATTACTGGTTATTTttaatgactttttgtaacagaaccggctgaaaaaaatatgacttttgtgatggaaccggctgacaaaaaatttgaatcccaatACTGCATACAAGTATAGGCTCGGTGCCATATCTTCATCTCGGGCGTGCTAACGAAAATGAGTACCTGTCCACGCTAGTTCAAAGATTACAGATAGTAACCAATTGTCCGTGATTTGGCACATGCAACTGAGAAAGATCAATAACTGTGTTTTCCGGATTTCGTAACTACAAGCTTTCCGAGCGCCAGTCTGGTCGCTGCCTTATAAGTAGGCTACTGTCATACAACGAATCAGCGTGAAATTGGAAAAATCTGTGGCGTCTATGAACCAACAACACATAAATTAAAGCTATCTGTCACATGTATCAATAACGCTCTTGATTAATCGATCAAATAAAAGTCTGAAGACTACGTGACATTATGAAATGCAGAGTCGAATATCGCAATGCAGTTAGGCGTAATGTGTTTTGAGCATGTGCTGTGGTAAGTATATTCGCTAGAAATATGGTGTTGGGTGAAATAGGTAAAGCAAAGCGGAAATTATTAAAACTGAAAAgcatggagattttttgtaaaCTAACGTTGATTACATCCATATGCCTTGCAAGAATTGGAATGGTGAGTCATACATTGAAAGATTATGcataattaaaatgaatttagGTTTACCCTACCGCTGCTTCTAAAACCTGAGCCCGCAAAGTAAAAGGGTTGGTGTTACCATATAGGGAAAGATAATATATAATGGCAAAAATGCATTCCAGGCCATAAATGATTAAAAGTGTGAATAGTATATTATCATTCCACAACAACCCATTGGTCCCTTTTCCTTAATTATTCACTAGCCACTAACTTAGCGATTGTTTGTTGGATCTCAGGTACACCAGTACTCTTATAGAACGGCAACATTAGCTCTACCACTTGTGTAAAAACTACCCGAGTTGGTATATACACATGGAATTCCTGATTTGAGTTGGAATCCCAACTCCAACATTTAGCTTATTAAAAACGGTGCTCcaaaagtatgcgcaccaagatgtcgcacaacctgaatcctaaccggtacgcACATACTATATTAAGGTTGTGCGCTTTGGCCTAGCCAATCGTGATTATAAAGAATTAACACAGAGTATACATGCTCGACTATACCCAGGGTTGTcataccgtgcttatttctaagatttgtgcttattttctagccgGCGTCTTATAATataacgatgtgcttatttctaagaaaagtgcttatttttgagtcgcgTGCTTATTTGATCTCAGAAACGTGGATGACCAGtacttgttttgcgtacaaaaCTTGCGTGGAAACGAGGGACGAACTTTTTTTGTCAACGGtggggtttgcggtatttccaggcaaactgtgacacacaTAATAGTTGCAGTTAGTTTTTAGGAATACTGTTTTTAGGGACGAACTGCAATTTAGAGTAGGCGTAACCATGAGTTCTGCTTCAAACGTGAAAAGAAATTTTCTATTACTACTACTCTTACTACTGCTATTGCGACATCGAGAAAGGTGAAAACAGTAAtcggtgcccacaatactaccataaaaacacaagaagcatTGCGGGGAACCAAAGTATGAGGACTTTAGATTAGAGGTCGGCCACCTGCGGGCCATATCCGGCACActgagtaaaataatccggcccacagtgcttcacttaaacctacggatcgttattatgttattcttgttcttcattaataattcgttttccaatctttatgaaaaaaatcgcttttgttttcaattacttaaccaaaatgaaattttcctcgcgaagaactaggattagtgatagacatttagaaaattttgattttatctagtgTGTCACCTAGAGTCGTATTAaatgttatttgtaaatattttgtataataagacgacttgagtccacgagttgtcgcagtgttcgctcgctattaaagtccgaaatttgaatttctaatctgtatAAATAATGTGGTTTATCAGCTacccgttcagtttttaactttcttgaaaaaatatgtgcggcccgccaagttCGTAACACTTGGTTTTGGCCCGGGAGCGACTaaagttgccgacccttgtCTTAGAAATTGCGTGTGGCAGTGACTCAGTGTCTTTCCCtagctttttgcaattttggaGCTGCGTACAAccatgttcgaagcgacttctaatgatAAAAAGTGAGAGACTCGTGTATGATCTCATTCTTATTCTGCGTTTCTACCGTTGTTAAGACTTTTCCCCTTGAAAGATAACATTTTGACGcccgtgcttatttttggcACTGGGTAGATGGCAACCCTGACTATAGCGCATTGTCTGCGACCCATTTTAGCGCAAGGTCATAAAATGCAATGCAATGCAAGCAAGTGAATGAATTTATACTTTTATAATATCagttttgctatttttttaatattctcaGTTGCTGTTTTCTCATTTATTCAGGGAGCTTTTCAATCAATATTCGGTCCAACGTTACTTTACCTAGCCGATAAAGTTGATTCGAGTGTAACGAATATTTCAATGATAACGACTGGAAAATCAATTGGGCGTTTGTTCGGGTCTGTTATCGGAGCAATTCTAAAAAATATGACTGGTTCAGACTTCAAGCACTTACTTCTGCACGGTAAGAacataaaattatcattttattcaatttggtAGTTGAAGTTGTCTACAAGTAATAATTcaacaatgtatatatatatatatatatatatgtaccgTTCAAACATAACTTCGTAATCCACAACTACTTAATATAGTATGATCAATTTGCACGTAAAAAAACGTTCATACAAAAAGATTTGCGGTTAGCAGAGTTAATATAAGAAAACCcgcgaattaaaaaaaaaatattacatctATTCAAAATTTCGTACATGCCTAACATAAATAAGTCTACCGAATGACCATGATCTTACTTTAAATAGTTGAGAAAAGCTATTATGAAAGAGATATATTTAGATTTTTTGACAAGTTGGTGGTTGTGACAAGTGATGAAATTAATATAATATGTTACAGGTGGAGGATTCTTTATCCTTggagttttatatctatccatACCATGGATTAACAAGTATTGGCTTCTTGCTGTAAACTATATAATTGCAGGAATTTTCTTTGGATATCTCTCAACAagtaaaactttttttaatatcatAAATAATGTTCTAATTAGGTCATTCTGAATCTCATATACTTAATGCTCTTCGTAAGGAAAAACGTCGTCTCAGTTATTCCTTgatgttttgtaaaatttctTTTTGGGGTGAAATATTGAGTCGCAGTGGGGACCTGAGAGGAAAAATGAATATCCTCTAAAGACCTTTTCCCCTTTTTTAGTTCTGGATGTTTGAGATCGATTGAACCAATATTTGtcgaaaaaaatcaattttttacaacaacaacaacaaccccCAAATCCCCAGCAGAAAAACTATcaacaacaattttgcaatacaatCCACAGGACCAGTTTGTGTTCAATGATTTTACATCTAGTAATTGCTTTCCATTCCGGTTCGAGTGCAGTCTCTTCGCGTTTTCGTGTTGATTCATATCTCATCTTTAACTGTTGAATTCAAAGCATTATTTGTTACTATAAGAATATATTTGCCCTTTCCATGTGAGTAGTTTTTCATATAGAACCTATTTCACGCAGGTCTACAAGCATTCGTATTACAGACTTGGGGAGCAAAATCATCAGCAACACATATACAACTCTACCATTTAATGTACACCGTCGGAGCAATTGTGACACCTCTTATGGGTAACTATTGTAATTCTTTTTATTGCATGCAATAAAACAACTTTATGCAACAAATTATTCATTACGGTATTGAAATTGGTAGATGATGGCAAATATTCAGTGGAAGTGTTTGGAGCATctaaaaatggaattttttatgatatattgACAGTCAAAGTAGGATTATGTCTTTGATTGAAAGTCGTCATATAATATGTAGTTGTTAAAGTAGTGAAGTTGGTTTATTTTTGTCAAAGAAGTTtcaatgattaaatattttttccccCAAGAACTTACTTTTTCAAATTCCCTTCTGCTTTGATATTTCCCTGGCAGTACGAATTTGAATTGTTTCGAGTCCTGGTTTAATCGCTACTTTAATGTGAATTTATAAATAGCTCTTCGCGCGCCTGGGATTGCTTACAACTATTCAATTAGTATCCGAAGCGCGAAACGTTTATAAAaggaaaaatatatatcaaagtaTTGCATTGCTCTACTTTAGCTGAGCCTTTCTTGAAAGAGTCGAGTAAAACTAAGCCAGCAGAGGACAGCTGTCCGAACTCCATAATCAACATATCCATAATTACGACGTCTGCACCGAATATCAGCACGACCAGCTCGTTACCAGTAAGTTTATATTGTTCTTATGTCAAATACATTTGAGATGTTTGTTATGATTTGTATTTGTTTGTTCGCATGgattgcaattttaaatttattttatcttgCGAAGCAATTATACTTTTACATGGACTACCATAAATTTTCATAATAGtaattagaataatatataGTAATTAGTAATTACTGATTTGAGCACCATAGTGTTAGGAGCGTGTATTATAGATCAAAAAGTAATGAATGTATGGGTGAGTATGTATGGGGGtcaaaaaatatcaatccaATTTGTAGCACCCAGACTTGTTACACTTTCTGATCCGTCACATTGTCATGTATCTGTTCATTagtttgaatataaaaatttcccaTTGTTTTATACAGGCTGGTTTCGACCAAACTGGTATGGCTTATATAATCGTCGCATCATACCTATTTTTCATATCAATTTTGTTTGCGGTTATATCTATAACAAGTATTCCAGGTAAGTAACTATACGTTGAGTCACAACTCAATATTCAAACTGATACTCGGTATTATATCTCATTCAAGATGAACTTAGAATTTCAGAATAGAATTTcccatatttattccgggggaggAAAAAGACAAAACGATTTCATCAGATGTCCTCTGGCCAAGTTACTATTCCATGTAGTGTATGGGAATAGTTATTTTAGGGGGGGTCAGATGAATGGACTAAAAGTCGGGGGTAGGAGTAAACGACCAACAGTTAAAGCCGTCTTTAGCCGTAATTATCCATATCGATTAAGGACgtcacatatttttttttgaaaggcCCTAATAAACGTATTTTGCAATATTCactcaatttatttttcaagtgaCGTGTTAATGATGTTGATTAGCTCGCAATTTATGCCATTGCAGCTTCTAATTTAGAATCGCGCTACTGCAGATTTACTCAAACGACACATTGGTACACAAATTTTACATTATTACACAAAAAGTGtgtaattatatatttttcaagataAAGTAAGGGCCAGCATTAGTGACCGTGGATATACAGCTGAACAAAGGATGGTGGAACCATTTCGGAATCTAATTTGGTTCTTTTTATGTGTAATCgggtatttttgtttcattgggTCGGATTCTGGATTGTTTGAAAACTACATATACGCGGTTGCTCTATGTTCCGAATTGAGTTTTTCGGTGAGTGAatcagaaatattttacataattgaACACTCAAATAAAACCTATATGTTTTGTTATCTTTTACATTGCTTAAACATTACAACTTTTTGCCTAATGCATATATGGGATCTAAAGTCAGTTTGCTATTTCATATATCTCATGAGGTTAAACCAATAATTTAACAATAGGTCTAGTTGTGGTTTGACGATCTGGCCAAGAGTGCGATTATCTATAAGTTGTACACCACACGCCTGaaagtgtaaaaaaaattagaaattttttaCTACAGTCAAGATTTTGGATAGGACATACATTTCTTAAAGATATATATAGCcctttttatgaaaatttctaacaaatatttcCAGGTTAGTCAAGCCGCACAAATCGGTTCTGTTTTCTTCATCGGAAATGGAGTGGGCAGAATGAGCGGGGTCATTGTATCTAACTTTGTAAAACCcagaaatatcattttgtttggTGTATTTGGAAGCATTATTATTATGGTAAGATCTTGTTTTAGCTTTATTTTCTAACACGGATGCTTTCTCTCGTTCTCCTAAGTGCACACTTTTACTCGTCTTGTACACTTCAGGTATTGATGTCCAGCTTCGGTCAGAATCTGCCTTGGATAACATGGATCGTTTCAGTCGGTCTTGGATATACAACATCGATGCTGTTTCCCGCAGGTTAGTGGGGTTTGAATATTAAACAAGTTACAGGGTCCGCTCAAAGAAGCGTTAAAGACCAAGAGAATTTTAAATGCACAGTATTCGGGCcctactaaaaaggtaggtatcataGGTATCATAGGTATCACtcactaaaaaggtaggtatcagtagtagatgactaaaaaggtaggtatcagtgtctaaaaaggtaggtatcagtgtctaaaaaggtaggtatcagtagtaaatgactaaaaaggtaggtatcagtagtaaatgactaaaaaggtaggtatcagtagtaaatgactaagcggacatcggaacgtaacatgggtaacaggttagggttaggcgataattttttttcaattttccttattttagtcctattatcagttctaAGACTAGCCAAgggcctcccgtagtatttatacctaaaattatggcctaaccctaacctagtacacatattacattccgatgtccgccatcttggttcgcatacttcgggagccccctttttagtcatctactactgatacctacctttttagttatttactactgatacctacctttttagtcatctactactgatacctacctttttagttatttactactgatacctacctttttagtcatctactactgatacctacatttttagtcatttactagtttactactgatacctatcTTTTTATGGAGTGATACCTATGATACCtgtgatacctacctttttagtaggGTCCCAGTATTCGACTTCGACTTACTTCCAACTTATTACAACTGACATCCGACTTGTCAGTGATTTTGACACTATTTGCGAACTCTTTTATTGACAACCTTGGGACACCATAAACATTGATCATTGCGAaccttttttaatttaaaatggcGGTGAAAGCTGAACACATCGACACCAACTacagaaaataagaaaatgtcGGACTCGAGTACCATAGAAAGctcatttaattttatttgatacAGGAGTGTCGTGGGTTTCGGAGATAACAGACATATCTGGAAAATATATGTTTGTGCCAGAGGTGGGGAATGCAATTGGAAATTTAGTAATGACACCTGTTGGAGGCTACATTTTCGCCATTGACCCCTTTAGTGTGGTGAGTGAAACTCGATCGTCCGGTCGCTAGTGcccaattgaatatatattgaacTAAAGTCTTCGTTTTTCTTCAGACTTACAATCACATGTTAAcataattagtatatatatcgatttatttttgtcaaattgCCTGTAGTATATACTTCTTTATCTCGTAGACATTGTCTCATTTAATTTAGGATTTggattttttaattaatttaatctcctttattaaaaatatttaaacgaaaACGTTCCTCGTAAACATCCATAGCTTAggctttcattatttttttcagctTAAGCCAAACGATGAGATTAATACCTCATTCCGAATATAGAATCTTGAGTTTTAATAACTTACTTTCTACATTGTTTGAATCGCCACTCCTTGAATGTcctcaaattttacaaaattgttttaGGTATACATGATTCTCGGTGCCTGTGTTGTTACTGCTATAATGTTTGCATTTGCCCTGTGCTATGGTCACCGACATAAGGCAGCAGTTGTGGCCGGAGCAAATGTGGAAATAACTAATGGGAATAACTGTACTACTTACGGTACTTTTGTTGCGGAAACTGATCAACAAATTAGTGGAGATATATcatgatttttcaaaaaaaatggaTCCAAATTATTTCcaagtatatatattgcaaaatttaataaaacataaacaaagtttattttcgaaaatttctaatataaatatcaatttatGCAATTGTTtagcagtttttattttatttttgaaaatgtttgagAATTTATTTATCGACAATCAAAACTAGGTAGTTTGACTGAAACAAACTCATGTCGGTAGGTATGGCTTGACAGATCGAGGTTAGAGAAAGCAAAACACATCACAAACAAAACCACATAAACAGCTTACAGTTAATGACACCCTGAATGCATGTCGACATGTTTTATGGAGATACTTGAAATTATTGAGAATTGCTGAAAACTTGAGGTTGACTTGATTGTCTCaactatcaattttttttcttatccgATTTGTGTCAAGGATAAAATTCTTGGGACAGTAGAATCGTCTGAATTTTGTCTGAAGTAACAACATGATTGGCATGGTACATCGATGCATGTTTATTCTGTTTAATTGAGTTTCGTTTAAAAAAAGTTGTGAGATAGATGTATGTATATTGTGGTTATTTTCTGGGTATCGAATGTAGCAATTGTTGTTGATCTATTTTCAGAGGTAACTCTGATCGACAGATGAATTGCTACAGATAtaaaaatgtcataaaaaacTACAATTCTGGATTTACACGAACTGTCAAATTACCACTTGAAATTCCATTCATCTTTGTCTATATACAAAGTTTCTCGAACACGTGAAAGTGCACATATGGAAGTACATGTGTGAATTGGCAATTGTGCAAATTTACAAttagttttcattttaatatgcaTGTAATTATCATGCGTGTAGCACAGTATTTTGCGTTGGTTATATAAACTGTGTCAATAATGAGGTCAAAATACGGCATGTTTGAGCATTTTTCGCTCATTTTGATCCAAAACAAACCAGCAAATCGTCCAAATTAGGTGTATTTTATTGATCATCTCGTTATAAGAGTTTTCATTCGCAATTGCCACTTTCCAATAGCACAAATCTACTGCCTTTTATCATTATTTGAACATTAGGTTTGTGGTGCTGTTGGTCTGTCAATACTTCTAGATTCCAGAAGGTACCATTTGCGTCTTTTCATTTTGCCATATGAGGTCCATATCATTCCAGTTAACCACAATTCCCATTTCCACaggatattttaaattaagttTCGATCTTCTGGTGTTTGCATCTTTTCCATTCAATACTTCCTGAACGCTAGTCGGTGATTTTGAAATTACATCATTTTTCTTGTCTTCcgcgttttgtttttgatttaaATGAAATCCGGCGTCCATTATGGCAGAATCAACGAAAAGTATAAAACGCAAGaataatttgtttgaaaattgttctaattttaattaaacaattttatAGCAAATGATAGGTCTATATATACTAGAATATTAAAGAATCACAAAGTAATGtataaaatagataaaattcaaaaagtaTTTGGATTAGGATGTTACCCAATTCGATAATacgattaaatatatttatatatatacataaactGCAAATTGAATCTATACCAACATACTATGAACATACATACGCCAAGCGTAGTTCATGTAAATCATCAGCACTGCACTTTAACAACGCATTTAATCGTAGCCACACAAACATTAGCAATTCATGATCAGATTATGAAATTTTTTgcctattattttttttttattcaaaatgtgATTATAAGAAAAGTGAATTGGTATTAATTGGTACGCGTCACGAACAGAGCGAAAAATAGATTCGTCGTTTTCTATTAATTGCGCATACCGTGACGTcgattgaaatatatatttataaaggtACGTTTGACAAAGTACTGTACATATTAAAAAGTTTGTGAAAATGCTTGTGTCAGTGAATCAATTAACGTTACAAGCCAAATAACATGAAAACGGCCGAAGCTCAAGTAATGTGCTTTCATTTCAAGCATTCcaacaatgaaaatattgaaggatAGAGTTTATACACCATGTtgtaaaatcaaaacaaaatgactAGCGTTGTCATTGCATACTGTCGTTTAATCATGCTGACTATGGCTGTTTGAAACTCGTAGCATAATTGTACACAAACTACATCGCAGAGACAGCTAGgatatttttgcattttctaTATAtcacaaacaaatattttcaggcaTTCTATACTATCCTAAATCCGTTAAAGTAGATATATCAGGAACCTTCATTGTTGTTCAACAAATCACTGACCCCTTTCCTTTGAAGCACTATTTTATTGAACAGAACCATTAGTGCAAAAACGCTACCCTAAAACTGCTTCTATAAATAACGTTATACCCTCATTACTCTGTCAGATGCAATAAGCAATCATTATT is from Styela clava chromosome 9, kaStyClav1.hap1.2, whole genome shotgun sequence and encodes:
- the LOC120339591 gene encoding sodium-dependent glucose transporter 1-like isoform X1; this translates as MVLGEIGKAKRKLLKLKSMEIFCKLTLITSICLARIGMGAFQSIFGPTLLYLADKVDSSVTNISMITTGKSIGRLFGSVIGAILKNMTGSDFKHLLLHGGGFFILGVLYLSIPWINKYWLLAVNYIIAGIFFGYLSTSLQAFVLQTWGAKSSATHIQLYHLMYTVGAIVTPLMAEPFLKESSKTKPAEDSCPNSIINISIITTSAPNISTTSSLPAGFDQTGMAYIIVASYLFFISILFAVISITSIPDKVRASISDRGYTAEQRMVEPFRNLIWFFLCVIGYFCFIGSDSGLFENYIYAVALCSELSFSVSQAAQIGSVFFIGNGVGRMSGVIVSNFVKPRNIILFGVFGSIIIMVLMSSFGQNLPWITWIVSVGLGYTTSMLFPAGVSWVSEITDISGKYMFVPEVGNAIGNLVMTPVGGYIFAIDPFSVVYMILGACVVTAIMFAFALCYGHRHKAAVVAGANVEITNGNNCTTYGTFVAETDQQISGDIS
- the LOC120339591 gene encoding sodium-dependent glucose transporter 1-like isoform X2, which translates into the protein MVLGEIGKAKRKLLKLKSMEIFCKLTLITSICLARIGMGAFQSIFGPTLLYLADKVDSSVTNISMITTGKSIGRLFGSVIGAILKNMTGSDFKHLLLHGLQAFVLQTWGAKSSATHIQLYHLMYTVGAIVTPLMAEPFLKESSKTKPAEDSCPNSIINISIITTSAPNISTTSSLPAGFDQTGMAYIIVASYLFFISILFAVISITSIPDKVRASISDRGYTAEQRMVEPFRNLIWFFLCVIGYFCFIGSDSGLFENYIYAVALCSELSFSVSQAAQIGSVFFIGNGVGRMSGVIVSNFVKPRNIILFGVFGSIIIMVLMSSFGQNLPWITWIVSVGLGYTTSMLFPAGVSWVSEITDISGKYMFVPEVGNAIGNLVMTPVGGYIFAIDPFSVVYMILGACVVTAIMFAFALCYGHRHKAAVVAGANVEITNGNNCTTYGTFVAETDQQISGDIS